The following are encoded together in the Lactuca sativa cultivar Salinas chromosome 1, Lsat_Salinas_v11, whole genome shotgun sequence genome:
- the LOC111905523 gene encoding stem-specific protein TSJT1: MLANFKKGLVSAPKELNSPSHDPQHKYHQQNQHPLNHFLNSNPNSLSFSFGNDASLAFDPSSHTSNSSQRRLFSSMDDIYCIFLGGLDNLCTLNKQYGLTKQVNEPMFVIQAYKTLRDRGPYPAHSVLREMEGSFGFILYDLKAKTVFVSLGADGGVKLFWGIAADGSVVISDNLMVIKSSCSKSFAPFPTGCMYHTEGGLMSFEHPKNKMKAISRVDSEGVMCGATFKVDVYSKTTQAMPRVGSEANWATWG; encoded by the exons ATGTTGGCTAATTTCAAGAAAGGTTTGGTTAGTGCACCAAAAGAACTCAATAGTCCATCACATGATCCACAACACAAATATCATCAACAGAATCAACATCCTTTGAACCATTTCTTGAATTCCAATCCcaattctctctcattttcttttgGAAATGATGCTTCTTTGGCGTTTGATCCCTCTTCTCATACCTCTAATTCCTCCCAACGAAG GTTGTTTAGTAGCATGGATGACATTTATTGCATATTCTTGGGAGGTCTAGACAACTTATGCACCCTTAACAAGCAATATGGGCTAACAAAGCAAGTCAATGAGCCCATGTTTGTGATCCAAGCTTACAAGACCCTTCGTGATCGTGGCCCATACCCGGCCCACTCAGTCCTCAGGGAGATGGAGGGTAGTTTTGGGTTTATACTCTATGATCTCAAGGCTAAAACTGTCTTTGTCTCACTT GGTGCCGATGGAGGAGTGAAGCTTTTCTGGGGCATAGCGGCTGATGGCTCCGTTGTAATTTCTGACAACTTGATGGTCATAAAGTCTAGCTGCTCCAAGTCATTTGCTCCCTTCCCAACCG GGTGTATGTATCATACAGAAGGgggattgatgagctttgagcaTCCAAAGAACAAAATGAAGGCAATATCGAGGGTTGATAGTGAAGGAGTGATGTGTGGTGCTACATTTAAAGTTGATGTGTATTCAAAGACCACACAAGCAATGCCTAGGGTTGGAAGTGAAGCTAATTGGGCTACTTGGGGATAA
- the LOC111905524 gene encoding splicing factor U2af large subunit A isoform X1 — MGMEVEVLHLMMCLKIGIHKFRSTKGVKIVRDQRLESVKETEIGIGEVETEDTEIIQKEVAEMREEGIEMKMTGVQGIVTIAGEMIMIEKERGITDTDHVLHHPIDPANHLDLVQKAREQVVLTWHHLLLQLCLEQLKANVDVPLWNQLDLVLLRLQTACYLVGLHSICSERIFISYHIYYSINQSINHVIHLGQVTDAPQAMPGMFQNMFPFGAAQLGGLPMMPAQAMTQQATRHARRVYVGGLPPLANEQTIATFFSHIMTAIGGNSAGPAGDAVVNVYINHEKKFAFVEMRTVEEASNAMALDGIIFEGVSVRVRRPTDYNPSLAATLGPSQPNPNLNLAAAGLTPGGIGGAEGPDRIFVGGLPYYFTEVQIRELLESFGPLRGFDLVKDRDTGNSKGYGFCVYEDQAATDVACAALNGLKMGDKTLTVRRATISSGQMKSEQETIMAQAQQHIAMQKMALQVGGFNLPGLPRLPDEIPTKVLCLTEVINADELMDDGEYEEILEDMREEGRKFGDLTNVVIPRPDPNGEHVHGLGKVFLEYSEPSDCAKAKDSLGGRKFGGNVVTAVYYPEDKYLQGDYGA, encoded by the exons ATGGGGATGGAGGTGGAGGTTCTTCACCTTATGATGTGTTTGAAGATCGGGATTCACAAATTCAGAAG CACAAAGGGCGTGAAGATAGTGAGAGATCAAAGACTAGAGAGCGTGAAAGAGACAGAGATAGGGATAGGGGAAGTAGAGACAGAAGACACAGAGATTATCCAGAAAGAAGTAGCAGAGATGAGAGAGGAAGGGATAGAAATGAAGATGACGGGCGTTCAAGGAATCGTGACTATAGCAG GCGAAATGATTATGATCGAGAAAGAGAGAGGCATCACAGACACAGATCACGTTCTGCATCACCCGATCGATCCCGCGAATCATCTAGATCTCGTTCAAAAAG CAAGAGAACAAGTGGTTTTGACATGGCACCACCTTCTGCTGCAACTATGCCTGGAGCAGTTG AAGGCAAATGTTGATGTCCCACTTTGGAATCAGCTGGATCTTGTTCTTCTTCGCCTTCAGACAGCTTGTTATTTGGTAGGCTTACACAGCATCTGCAGTGAAAGGATATTTATTTCTTATCATATTTATtactcaatcaatcaatcaatcaatcatgtTATACATCTAG gACAAGTGACAGATGCTCCTCAAGCAATGCCTGGAATGTTCCAGAACATGTTTCCTTTTGGTGCAGCACAG ttgGGAGGTCTTCCCATGATGCCAGCTCAAGCGATGACTCAGCAGGCCACAAGGCATGCACGTAGGGTATATGTTGGTGGATTGCCCCCTTTGGCCAATGAACAG ACAATAGCAACCTTTTTCAGCCATATTATGACAGCCATAGGAGGAAATTCTGCTGGACCAG CAGGTGATGCGGTGGTTAATGTGTACATTAACCATGAAAAGAAGTTTGCATTTGTGGAGATGAGAACAGTTGAAGAAGCAAGTAATGCCATGGCATTAGATGGGATCATCTTTGAG GGAGTCTCTGTGAGAGTGAGAAGACCTACAGACTATAATCCTTCATTAGCTGCAACTCTTGGCCCCAGTCAACCAAATCCAAACCTTAATTTAGCTGCTGCTGGACTTACCCCTGG TGGTATTGGTGGAGCTGAAGGACCTGATCGTATATTTGTTGGGGGTTTACCTTATTACTTCACTGAGGTACAGATAAGAGAGCTGCTAGAATCCTTTGG GCCACTGCGTGGGTTTGACCTTGTGAAGGATAGAGACACTGGAAACTCTAAAGGATATGGTTTCTGTGTCTATGAG GATCAAGCGGCTACAGACGTTGCTTGTGCTGCACTTAATGGCTTAAAAATGGGGGATAAAACACTCACAGTCAGACGTGCAACCATCag cAGCGGGCAGATGAAATCTGAACAGGAGACCATTATGGCCCAGGCTCAACAACATATAGCTATGCAG AAAATGGCCTTACAAGTTGGTGGGTTTAATCTTCCTGGATTACCTAGATTACCTGATGAGATTCCAACTAAAGTCTTGTGTTTAACTGAG GTGATCAATGCTGATGAattgatggatgatggagaatatgaagaaatattagaggaTATGAGGGAAGAAGGACGaaaatttg GCGATTTGACAAATGTTGTAATTCCACGTCCTGATCCAAATGGTGAACATGTTCATGGTCTTGGAAAG GTGTTTCTGGAATATTCTGAGCCTTCTGATTGTGCCAAGGCAAAGGATTCTTTGGGTGGCCGGAAATTTGGAGGGAATGTTGTGACGGCTGTTTACTATCCGGAGGATAAATACTTGCAGGGGGACTACGGAGCTTAG
- the LOC111905524 gene encoding splicing factor U2af large subunit B isoform X5 translates to MSSRHENRHADGDGGGGSSPYDVFEDRDSQIQKHKGREDSERSKTRERERDRDRDRGSRDRRHRDYPERSSRDERGRDRNEDDGRSRNRDYSRRNDYDRERERHHRHRSRSASPDRSRESSRSRSKSKRTSGFDMAPPSAATMPGAVGQVTDAPQAMPGMFQNMFPFGAAQLGGLPMMPAQAMTQQATRHARRVYVGGLPPLANEQTIATFFSHIMTAIGGNSAGPGDAVVNVYINHEKKFAFVEMRTVEEASNAMALDGIIFEGVSVRVRRPTDYNPSLAATLGPSQPNPNLNLAAAGLTPGGIGGAEGPDRIFVGGLPYYFTEVQIRELLESFGPLRGFDLVKDRDTGNSKGYGFCVYEDQAATDVACAALNGLKMGDKTLTVRRATISSGQMKSEQETIMAQAQQHIAMQKMALQVGGFNLPGLPRLPDEIPTKVLCLTEVINADELMDDGEYEEILEDMREEGRKFGDLTNVVIPRPDPNGEHVHGLGKVFLEYSEPSDCAKAKDSLGGRKFGGNVVTAVYYPEDKYLQGDYGA, encoded by the exons ATGTCTTCGCGACACGAAAATAGACACGCCGATGGGGATGGAGGTGGAGGTTCTTCACCTTATGATGTGTTTGAAGATCGGGATTCACAAATTCAGAAG CACAAAGGGCGTGAAGATAGTGAGAGATCAAAGACTAGAGAGCGTGAAAGAGACAGAGATAGGGATAGGGGAAGTAGAGACAGAAGACACAGAGATTATCCAGAAAGAAGTAGCAGAGATGAGAGAGGAAGGGATAGAAATGAAGATGACGGGCGTTCAAGGAATCGTGACTATAGCAG GCGAAATGATTATGATCGAGAAAGAGAGAGGCATCACAGACACAGATCACGTTCTGCATCACCCGATCGATCCCGCGAATCATCTAGATCTCGTTCAAAAAG CAAGAGAACAAGTGGTTTTGACATGGCACCACCTTCTGCTGCAACTATGCCTGGAGCAGTTG gACAAGTGACAGATGCTCCTCAAGCAATGCCTGGAATGTTCCAGAACATGTTTCCTTTTGGTGCAGCACAG ttgGGAGGTCTTCCCATGATGCCAGCTCAAGCGATGACTCAGCAGGCCACAAGGCATGCACGTAGGGTATATGTTGGTGGATTGCCCCCTTTGGCCAATGAACAG ACAATAGCAACCTTTTTCAGCCATATTATGACAGCCATAGGAGGAAATTCTGCTGGACCAG GTGATGCGGTGGTTAATGTGTACATTAACCATGAAAAGAAGTTTGCATTTGTGGAGATGAGAACAGTTGAAGAAGCAAGTAATGCCATGGCATTAGATGGGATCATCTTTGAG GGAGTCTCTGTGAGAGTGAGAAGACCTACAGACTATAATCCTTCATTAGCTGCAACTCTTGGCCCCAGTCAACCAAATCCAAACCTTAATTTAGCTGCTGCTGGACTTACCCCTGG TGGTATTGGTGGAGCTGAAGGACCTGATCGTATATTTGTTGGGGGTTTACCTTATTACTTCACTGAGGTACAGATAAGAGAGCTGCTAGAATCCTTTGG GCCACTGCGTGGGTTTGACCTTGTGAAGGATAGAGACACTGGAAACTCTAAAGGATATGGTTTCTGTGTCTATGAG GATCAAGCGGCTACAGACGTTGCTTGTGCTGCACTTAATGGCTTAAAAATGGGGGATAAAACACTCACAGTCAGACGTGCAACCATCag cAGCGGGCAGATGAAATCTGAACAGGAGACCATTATGGCCCAGGCTCAACAACATATAGCTATGCAG AAAATGGCCTTACAAGTTGGTGGGTTTAATCTTCCTGGATTACCTAGATTACCTGATGAGATTCCAACTAAAGTCTTGTGTTTAACTGAG GTGATCAATGCTGATGAattgatggatgatggagaatatgaagaaatattagaggaTATGAGGGAAGAAGGACGaaaatttg GCGATTTGACAAATGTTGTAATTCCACGTCCTGATCCAAATGGTGAACATGTTCATGGTCTTGGAAAG GTGTTTCTGGAATATTCTGAGCCTTCTGATTGTGCCAAGGCAAAGGATTCTTTGGGTGGCCGGAAATTTGGAGGGAATGTTGTGACGGCTGTTTACTATCCGGAGGATAAATACTTGCAGGGGGACTACGGAGCTTAG
- the LOC111905524 gene encoding splicing factor U2af large subunit B isoform X4, protein MSSRHENRHADGDGGGGSSPYDVFEDRDSQIQKHKGREDSERSKTRERERDRDRDRGSRDRRHRDYPERSSRDERGRDRNEDDGRSRNRDYSRRNDYDRERERHHRHRSRSASPDRSRESSRSRSKSKRTSGFDMAPPSAATMPGAVGQVTDAPQAMPGMFQNMFPFGAAQLGGLPMMPAQAMTQQATRHARRVYVGGLPPLANEQTIATFFSHIMTAIGGNSAGPAGDAVVNVYINHEKKFAFVEMRTVEEASNAMALDGIIFEGVSVRVRRPTDYNPSLAATLGPSQPNPNLNLAAAGLTPGGIGGAEGPDRIFVGGLPYYFTEVQIRELLESFGPLRGFDLVKDRDTGNSKGYGFCVYEDQAATDVACAALNGLKMGDKTLTVRRATISSGQMKSEQETIMAQAQQHIAMQKMALQVGGFNLPGLPRLPDEIPTKVLCLTEVINADELMDDGEYEEILEDMREEGRKFGDLTNVVIPRPDPNGEHVHGLGKVFLEYSEPSDCAKAKDSLGGRKFGGNVVTAVYYPEDKYLQGDYGA, encoded by the exons ATGTCTTCGCGACACGAAAATAGACACGCCGATGGGGATGGAGGTGGAGGTTCTTCACCTTATGATGTGTTTGAAGATCGGGATTCACAAATTCAGAAG CACAAAGGGCGTGAAGATAGTGAGAGATCAAAGACTAGAGAGCGTGAAAGAGACAGAGATAGGGATAGGGGAAGTAGAGACAGAAGACACAGAGATTATCCAGAAAGAAGTAGCAGAGATGAGAGAGGAAGGGATAGAAATGAAGATGACGGGCGTTCAAGGAATCGTGACTATAGCAG GCGAAATGATTATGATCGAGAAAGAGAGAGGCATCACAGACACAGATCACGTTCTGCATCACCCGATCGATCCCGCGAATCATCTAGATCTCGTTCAAAAAG CAAGAGAACAAGTGGTTTTGACATGGCACCACCTTCTGCTGCAACTATGCCTGGAGCAGTTG gACAAGTGACAGATGCTCCTCAAGCAATGCCTGGAATGTTCCAGAACATGTTTCCTTTTGGTGCAGCACAG ttgGGAGGTCTTCCCATGATGCCAGCTCAAGCGATGACTCAGCAGGCCACAAGGCATGCACGTAGGGTATATGTTGGTGGATTGCCCCCTTTGGCCAATGAACAG ACAATAGCAACCTTTTTCAGCCATATTATGACAGCCATAGGAGGAAATTCTGCTGGACCAG CAGGTGATGCGGTGGTTAATGTGTACATTAACCATGAAAAGAAGTTTGCATTTGTGGAGATGAGAACAGTTGAAGAAGCAAGTAATGCCATGGCATTAGATGGGATCATCTTTGAG GGAGTCTCTGTGAGAGTGAGAAGACCTACAGACTATAATCCTTCATTAGCTGCAACTCTTGGCCCCAGTCAACCAAATCCAAACCTTAATTTAGCTGCTGCTGGACTTACCCCTGG TGGTATTGGTGGAGCTGAAGGACCTGATCGTATATTTGTTGGGGGTTTACCTTATTACTTCACTGAGGTACAGATAAGAGAGCTGCTAGAATCCTTTGG GCCACTGCGTGGGTTTGACCTTGTGAAGGATAGAGACACTGGAAACTCTAAAGGATATGGTTTCTGTGTCTATGAG GATCAAGCGGCTACAGACGTTGCTTGTGCTGCACTTAATGGCTTAAAAATGGGGGATAAAACACTCACAGTCAGACGTGCAACCATCag cAGCGGGCAGATGAAATCTGAACAGGAGACCATTATGGCCCAGGCTCAACAACATATAGCTATGCAG AAAATGGCCTTACAAGTTGGTGGGTTTAATCTTCCTGGATTACCTAGATTACCTGATGAGATTCCAACTAAAGTCTTGTGTTTAACTGAG GTGATCAATGCTGATGAattgatggatgatggagaatatgaagaaatattagaggaTATGAGGGAAGAAGGACGaaaatttg GCGATTTGACAAATGTTGTAATTCCACGTCCTGATCCAAATGGTGAACATGTTCATGGTCTTGGAAAG GTGTTTCTGGAATATTCTGAGCCTTCTGATTGTGCCAAGGCAAAGGATTCTTTGGGTGGCCGGAAATTTGGAGGGAATGTTGTGACGGCTGTTTACTATCCGGAGGATAAATACTTGCAGGGGGACTACGGAGCTTAG
- the LOC111905524 gene encoding splicing factor U2af large subunit A isoform X3, translating to MGMEVEVLHLMMCLKIGIHKFRSTKGVKIVRDQRLESVKETEIGIGEVETEDTEIIQKEVAEMREEGIEMKMTGVQGIVTIAGEMIMIEKERGITDTDHVLHHPIDPANHLDLVQKAREQVVLTWHHLLLQLCLEQLANVDVPLWNQLDLVLLRLQTACYLVGLHSICSERIFISYHIYYSINQSINHVIHLGQVTDAPQAMPGMFQNMFPFGAAQLGGLPMMPAQAMTQQATRHARRVYVGGLPPLANEQTIATFFSHIMTAIGGNSAGPAGDAVVNVYINHEKKFAFVEMRTVEEASNAMALDGIIFEGVSVRVRRPTDYNPSLAATLGPSQPNPNLNLAAAGLTPGGIGGAEGPDRIFVGGLPYYFTEVQIRELLESFGPLRGFDLVKDRDTGNSKGYGFCVYEDQAATDVACAALNGLKMGDKTLTVRRATISSGQMKSEQETIMAQAQQHIAMQKMALQVGGFNLPGLPRLPDEIPTKVLCLTEVINADELMDDGEYEEILEDMREEGRKFGDLTNVVIPRPDPNGEHVHGLGKVFLEYSEPSDCAKAKDSLGGRKFGGNVVTAVYYPEDKYLQGDYGA from the exons ATGGGGATGGAGGTGGAGGTTCTTCACCTTATGATGTGTTTGAAGATCGGGATTCACAAATTCAGAAG CACAAAGGGCGTGAAGATAGTGAGAGATCAAAGACTAGAGAGCGTGAAAGAGACAGAGATAGGGATAGGGGAAGTAGAGACAGAAGACACAGAGATTATCCAGAAAGAAGTAGCAGAGATGAGAGAGGAAGGGATAGAAATGAAGATGACGGGCGTTCAAGGAATCGTGACTATAGCAG GCGAAATGATTATGATCGAGAAAGAGAGAGGCATCACAGACACAGATCACGTTCTGCATCACCCGATCGATCCCGCGAATCATCTAGATCTCGTTCAAAAAG CAAGAGAACAAGTGGTTTTGACATGGCACCACCTTCTGCTGCAACTATGCCTGGAGCAGTTG GCAAATGTTGATGTCCCACTTTGGAATCAGCTGGATCTTGTTCTTCTTCGCCTTCAGACAGCTTGTTATTTGGTAGGCTTACACAGCATCTGCAGTGAAAGGATATTTATTTCTTATCATATTTATtactcaatcaatcaatcaatcaatcatgtTATACATCTAG gACAAGTGACAGATGCTCCTCAAGCAATGCCTGGAATGTTCCAGAACATGTTTCCTTTTGGTGCAGCACAG ttgGGAGGTCTTCCCATGATGCCAGCTCAAGCGATGACTCAGCAGGCCACAAGGCATGCACGTAGGGTATATGTTGGTGGATTGCCCCCTTTGGCCAATGAACAG ACAATAGCAACCTTTTTCAGCCATATTATGACAGCCATAGGAGGAAATTCTGCTGGACCAG CAGGTGATGCGGTGGTTAATGTGTACATTAACCATGAAAAGAAGTTTGCATTTGTGGAGATGAGAACAGTTGAAGAAGCAAGTAATGCCATGGCATTAGATGGGATCATCTTTGAG GGAGTCTCTGTGAGAGTGAGAAGACCTACAGACTATAATCCTTCATTAGCTGCAACTCTTGGCCCCAGTCAACCAAATCCAAACCTTAATTTAGCTGCTGCTGGACTTACCCCTGG TGGTATTGGTGGAGCTGAAGGACCTGATCGTATATTTGTTGGGGGTTTACCTTATTACTTCACTGAGGTACAGATAAGAGAGCTGCTAGAATCCTTTGG GCCACTGCGTGGGTTTGACCTTGTGAAGGATAGAGACACTGGAAACTCTAAAGGATATGGTTTCTGTGTCTATGAG GATCAAGCGGCTACAGACGTTGCTTGTGCTGCACTTAATGGCTTAAAAATGGGGGATAAAACACTCACAGTCAGACGTGCAACCATCag cAGCGGGCAGATGAAATCTGAACAGGAGACCATTATGGCCCAGGCTCAACAACATATAGCTATGCAG AAAATGGCCTTACAAGTTGGTGGGTTTAATCTTCCTGGATTACCTAGATTACCTGATGAGATTCCAACTAAAGTCTTGTGTTTAACTGAG GTGATCAATGCTGATGAattgatggatgatggagaatatgaagaaatattagaggaTATGAGGGAAGAAGGACGaaaatttg GCGATTTGACAAATGTTGTAATTCCACGTCCTGATCCAAATGGTGAACATGTTCATGGTCTTGGAAAG GTGTTTCTGGAATATTCTGAGCCTTCTGATTGTGCCAAGGCAAAGGATTCTTTGGGTGGCCGGAAATTTGGAGGGAATGTTGTGACGGCTGTTTACTATCCGGAGGATAAATACTTGCAGGGGGACTACGGAGCTTAG
- the LOC111905524 gene encoding splicing factor U2af large subunit A isoform X2 yields MGMEVEVLHLMMCLKIGIHKFRSTKGVKIVRDQRLESVKETEIGIGEVETEDTEIIQKEVAEMREEGIEMKMTGVQGIVTIAGEMIMIEKERGITDTDHVLHHPIDPANHLDLVQKAREQVVLTWHHLLLQLCLEQLKANVDVPLWNQLDLVLLRLQTACYLVGLHSICSERIFISYHIYYSINQSINHVIHLGQVTDAPQAMPGMFQNMFPFGAAQLGGLPMMPAQAMTQQATRHARRVYVGGLPPLANEQTIATFFSHIMTAIGGNSAGPGDAVVNVYINHEKKFAFVEMRTVEEASNAMALDGIIFEGVSVRVRRPTDYNPSLAATLGPSQPNPNLNLAAAGLTPGGIGGAEGPDRIFVGGLPYYFTEVQIRELLESFGPLRGFDLVKDRDTGNSKGYGFCVYEDQAATDVACAALNGLKMGDKTLTVRRATISSGQMKSEQETIMAQAQQHIAMQKMALQVGGFNLPGLPRLPDEIPTKVLCLTEVINADELMDDGEYEEILEDMREEGRKFGDLTNVVIPRPDPNGEHVHGLGKVFLEYSEPSDCAKAKDSLGGRKFGGNVVTAVYYPEDKYLQGDYGA; encoded by the exons ATGGGGATGGAGGTGGAGGTTCTTCACCTTATGATGTGTTTGAAGATCGGGATTCACAAATTCAGAAG CACAAAGGGCGTGAAGATAGTGAGAGATCAAAGACTAGAGAGCGTGAAAGAGACAGAGATAGGGATAGGGGAAGTAGAGACAGAAGACACAGAGATTATCCAGAAAGAAGTAGCAGAGATGAGAGAGGAAGGGATAGAAATGAAGATGACGGGCGTTCAAGGAATCGTGACTATAGCAG GCGAAATGATTATGATCGAGAAAGAGAGAGGCATCACAGACACAGATCACGTTCTGCATCACCCGATCGATCCCGCGAATCATCTAGATCTCGTTCAAAAAG CAAGAGAACAAGTGGTTTTGACATGGCACCACCTTCTGCTGCAACTATGCCTGGAGCAGTTG AAGGCAAATGTTGATGTCCCACTTTGGAATCAGCTGGATCTTGTTCTTCTTCGCCTTCAGACAGCTTGTTATTTGGTAGGCTTACACAGCATCTGCAGTGAAAGGATATTTATTTCTTATCATATTTATtactcaatcaatcaatcaatcaatcatgtTATACATCTAG gACAAGTGACAGATGCTCCTCAAGCAATGCCTGGAATGTTCCAGAACATGTTTCCTTTTGGTGCAGCACAG ttgGGAGGTCTTCCCATGATGCCAGCTCAAGCGATGACTCAGCAGGCCACAAGGCATGCACGTAGGGTATATGTTGGTGGATTGCCCCCTTTGGCCAATGAACAG ACAATAGCAACCTTTTTCAGCCATATTATGACAGCCATAGGAGGAAATTCTGCTGGACCAG GTGATGCGGTGGTTAATGTGTACATTAACCATGAAAAGAAGTTTGCATTTGTGGAGATGAGAACAGTTGAAGAAGCAAGTAATGCCATGGCATTAGATGGGATCATCTTTGAG GGAGTCTCTGTGAGAGTGAGAAGACCTACAGACTATAATCCTTCATTAGCTGCAACTCTTGGCCCCAGTCAACCAAATCCAAACCTTAATTTAGCTGCTGCTGGACTTACCCCTGG TGGTATTGGTGGAGCTGAAGGACCTGATCGTATATTTGTTGGGGGTTTACCTTATTACTTCACTGAGGTACAGATAAGAGAGCTGCTAGAATCCTTTGG GCCACTGCGTGGGTTTGACCTTGTGAAGGATAGAGACACTGGAAACTCTAAAGGATATGGTTTCTGTGTCTATGAG GATCAAGCGGCTACAGACGTTGCTTGTGCTGCACTTAATGGCTTAAAAATGGGGGATAAAACACTCACAGTCAGACGTGCAACCATCag cAGCGGGCAGATGAAATCTGAACAGGAGACCATTATGGCCCAGGCTCAACAACATATAGCTATGCAG AAAATGGCCTTACAAGTTGGTGGGTTTAATCTTCCTGGATTACCTAGATTACCTGATGAGATTCCAACTAAAGTCTTGTGTTTAACTGAG GTGATCAATGCTGATGAattgatggatgatggagaatatgaagaaatattagaggaTATGAGGGAAGAAGGACGaaaatttg GCGATTTGACAAATGTTGTAATTCCACGTCCTGATCCAAATGGTGAACATGTTCATGGTCTTGGAAAG GTGTTTCTGGAATATTCTGAGCCTTCTGATTGTGCCAAGGCAAAGGATTCTTTGGGTGGCCGGAAATTTGGAGGGAATGTTGTGACGGCTGTTTACTATCCGGAGGATAAATACTTGCAGGGGGACTACGGAGCTTAG
- the LOC111905524 gene encoding splicing factor U2af large subunit B isoform X6, with amino-acid sequence MPGMFQNMFPFGAAQLGGLPMMPAQAMTQQATRHARRVYVGGLPPLANEQTIATFFSHIMTAIGGNSAGPAGDAVVNVYINHEKKFAFVEMRTVEEASNAMALDGIIFEGVSVRVRRPTDYNPSLAATLGPSQPNPNLNLAAAGLTPGGIGGAEGPDRIFVGGLPYYFTEVQIRELLESFGPLRGFDLVKDRDTGNSKGYGFCVYEDQAATDVACAALNGLKMGDKTLTVRRATISSGQMKSEQETIMAQAQQHIAMQKMALQVGGFNLPGLPRLPDEIPTKVLCLTEVINADELMDDGEYEEILEDMREEGRKFGDLTNVVIPRPDPNGEHVHGLGKVFLEYSEPSDCAKAKDSLGGRKFGGNVVTAVYYPEDKYLQGDYGA; translated from the exons ATGCCTGGAATGTTCCAGAACATGTTTCCTTTTGGTGCAGCACAG ttgGGAGGTCTTCCCATGATGCCAGCTCAAGCGATGACTCAGCAGGCCACAAGGCATGCACGTAGGGTATATGTTGGTGGATTGCCCCCTTTGGCCAATGAACAG ACAATAGCAACCTTTTTCAGCCATATTATGACAGCCATAGGAGGAAATTCTGCTGGACCAG CAGGTGATGCGGTGGTTAATGTGTACATTAACCATGAAAAGAAGTTTGCATTTGTGGAGATGAGAACAGTTGAAGAAGCAAGTAATGCCATGGCATTAGATGGGATCATCTTTGAG GGAGTCTCTGTGAGAGTGAGAAGACCTACAGACTATAATCCTTCATTAGCTGCAACTCTTGGCCCCAGTCAACCAAATCCAAACCTTAATTTAGCTGCTGCTGGACTTACCCCTGG TGGTATTGGTGGAGCTGAAGGACCTGATCGTATATTTGTTGGGGGTTTACCTTATTACTTCACTGAGGTACAGATAAGAGAGCTGCTAGAATCCTTTGG GCCACTGCGTGGGTTTGACCTTGTGAAGGATAGAGACACTGGAAACTCTAAAGGATATGGTTTCTGTGTCTATGAG GATCAAGCGGCTACAGACGTTGCTTGTGCTGCACTTAATGGCTTAAAAATGGGGGATAAAACACTCACAGTCAGACGTGCAACCATCag cAGCGGGCAGATGAAATCTGAACAGGAGACCATTATGGCCCAGGCTCAACAACATATAGCTATGCAG AAAATGGCCTTACAAGTTGGTGGGTTTAATCTTCCTGGATTACCTAGATTACCTGATGAGATTCCAACTAAAGTCTTGTGTTTAACTGAG GTGATCAATGCTGATGAattgatggatgatggagaatatgaagaaatattagaggaTATGAGGGAAGAAGGACGaaaatttg GCGATTTGACAAATGTTGTAATTCCACGTCCTGATCCAAATGGTGAACATGTTCATGGTCTTGGAAAG GTGTTTCTGGAATATTCTGAGCCTTCTGATTGTGCCAAGGCAAAGGATTCTTTGGGTGGCCGGAAATTTGGAGGGAATGTTGTGACGGCTGTTTACTATCCGGAGGATAAATACTTGCAGGGGGACTACGGAGCTTAG